Proteins from a single region of Kogia breviceps isolate mKogBre1 chromosome 5, mKogBre1 haplotype 1, whole genome shotgun sequence:
- the KRTAP7-1 gene encoding LOW QUALITY PROTEIN: keratin-associated protein 7-1 (The sequence of the model RefSeq protein was modified relative to this genomic sequence to represent the inferred CDS: substituted 1 base at 1 genomic stop codon), whose amino-acid sequence MTHYCCCGSYYPGNPCDGTDFHRTFRATPLNCVMPLGSPLNYGYGXNGYSSLGYCFGGSNISNLGYGYGGSFCRPWGSGSGFGYSTY is encoded by the coding sequence ATGACTCATTACTGCTGCTGTGGAAGCTACTACCCAGGTAATCCTTGCGATGGAACCGATTTCCATAGGACCTTCAGAGCCACACCCCTGAACTGCGTCATGCCCCTGGGCTCTCCCCTGAACTACGGTTATGGATGAAATGGCTACAGCTCTCTGGGCTACTGCTTTGGTGGTAGCAACATTAGCAACCTAGGCTATGGCTACGGTGGCAGCTTTTGCCGGCCATGGGGCTCTGGCTCTGGCTTTGGCTACAGCACTTACTGA